A genomic region of Peromyscus eremicus chromosome 19, PerEre_H2_v1, whole genome shotgun sequence contains the following coding sequences:
- the C19H5orf63 gene encoding glutaredoxin-like protein C5orf63 homolog: MLWFQGNSLQIAKASFGLLRNLSASNTALPVLTLFTKDPCPLCDEAREVLKPYKDRFILQEVDITLPENSTWYERYRFDIPVFHLNGQFLMMHRVNTSKLEKQLLKLEQQVLKTN, translated from the exons ATGCTCTGGTTTCAAGGAAATAGCCTGCAGATTGCCAAAGCCTCCTTTGGACTCTTGCGAAATCTCTCTGCCTCTAACACAGCTCTGCCTGTGCTGACCTTATTCACAAAG GATCCATGCCCGCTCTGTGATGAAGCCAGAGAAGTACTCAAGCCTTATAAAGACAGG TTTATATTGCAGGAGGTGGACATCACACTTCCAGAAAATTCTACTTGGTATGAAAGGTATAGATTTGACATCCCCGTCTTCCATCTGAATGGCCAGTTTCTGATGATGCATCGAGTGAACACCTCAAAGCTTGAAAAACAGCTTCTGAAACTTGAGCAGCAGGTGCTGAAGACAAACTGA